The following proteins are co-located in the Phragmites australis chromosome 10, lpPhrAust1.1, whole genome shotgun sequence genome:
- the LOC133931134 gene encoding peroxidase P7-like: MAVFTRSPAFIALAVVLAVLGCAAAQQLSPNFYSKTCPKLATIVRQGMASAVRKEKRMGASILRMFFHDCFVNGCDGSILLDDTSTFTGEKGAGPNANSARGFEVIDAIKTQVEASCKATVSCADILALAARDGVNLLGGPTWSVPLGRKDSRTASQNAANSNLPGPGSSLATLISMFGNKNLNARDMTALSGAHTIGRSQCQFFRNRIYNERNINATFAALRQQTCPRSGGDSTLAPFDVQTPDGFDNAYYQNLVAQRGLLHSDQELFNGGSQDALVRQYSTNAAQFSTDFVTAMIKMGNLLPSSGTQTEVRLNCRKVN, encoded by the exons ATGGCCGTCTTCACCAGGTCGCCGGCCTTCATTGCCCTCGCCGTCGTCCTCGCCGTTCTCGGCTGCGCCGCGGCTCAGCAGCTCTCGCCCAACTTCTACTCCAAGACGTGCCCGAAACTGGCCACCATCGTGCGGCAGGGGATGGCATCCGCCGTGCGGAAGGAGAAGCGGATGGGCGCCTCCATCCTCCGCATGTTtttccacgactgcttcgtcaaT GGATGCGACGGCTCCATCCTCCTGGACGACACGTCGACCTTCACCGGGGAGAAGGGCGCCGGCCCGAACGCCAACTCGGCCCGCGGGTTCGAGGTGATCGACGCCATCAAGACGCAGGTCGAGGCGTCATGCAAGGccaccgtctcctgcgccgacatcCTTGCGCTCGCCGCTCGTGATGGAGTCAACCTG CTCGGAGGTCCGACGTGGAGCGTGCCGCTGGGCCGCAAGGACTCGCGCACGGCGAGCCAGAACGCGGCCAACTCCAACCTCCCTGGCCCGGGCTCCAGCCTCGCCACGCTCATCTCCATGTTCGGCAACAAGAACCTCAACGCGCGCGACATGACGGCGCTGTCGGGCGCGCACACCATCGGCCGCTCGCAGTGCCAGTTCTTCCGCAACCGCATCTACAACGAGCGCAACATCAACGCCACCTTCGCGGCGCTGCGGCAGCAGACGTGCCCGCGTTCCGGTGGGGACAGCACCCTGGCCCCCTTCGACGTGCAGACCCCCGACGGGTTCGACAACGCCTACTACCAGAACCTGGTCGCGCAGCGGGGGCTGCTGCACTCAGACCAGGAGCTCTTCAACGGCGGCTCCCAGGACGCGCTGGTGAGGCAGTACAGCACCAACGCTGCGCAGTTCTCCACCGACTTCGTGACGGCGATGATAAAGATGGGCAACCTGCTGCCGTCGTCCGGGACGCAGACCGAGGTCAGGCTCAACTGCAGGAAGGTCAACTAA